The genomic region CACCAATCTGAAACAGGACTTCGTCCAGGAGCGGCTGACAGCGCCGGAAACAATTGGTTTCTTTGACCTTTCCAACCGCATTGCCGCGGCCAAATCCTTCGGCATCTCGACCAAGGCGCTGGAGACGCAATTCAACTCCCTGTTGTCCCAGCCGCTGCTGCTGGTGGCCATGACTTTCATTGCTGCAACAGTGTCCCTAAAATTTAGCCGGTTCAACCAATCCCGCTCGGTGATTCTGGGTGGCATCCTTTCGGGCTTCATGCTTTATGTCATCACCGTGCTTGTAAAGGCATTCGGAAGCAGTGGAGTCGTGCCTCCCTTCGTGGCGACGTGGATACCGGTGATCGTCGCGCTGGCCTTGGGCGCGACTATTCTGCTTCATCAGGAGGACGGCTAGTGGCGGCAGGCGACCGCAAGTATTTTAGTAAACAGTTGGTTGCCCTGCTCGTCGGCGCGACTCTATGTTCCTATTTCGGCAGTGTCCCGGTCTCCTACGGCCAGGACAATACGTCCGCTCAAGATATCGGGAAGAAGATTCCGGAAGGGGCCAAGCTTCTGCTCTCGGCCAATGAACTCGTCTACAACCGTGACGCCGATCTGGTGTCGGCGGTCGGCGGCGTGCAGATCAATTATGGCGGCTACAAGATGGTCGCGCAGAAGGTCGAGTACAATCAGAAGACCGGCCGGATGATGGCGCTCGGCAATGTCGAGCTGGTCAGCCCGGACGGCAACCGCATCTATGCCGACAACCTTGACGTGACCGACAATTTCGCCGACGGGTTCCTGAACTCGCTGCGCATCGAAACCTCCGACAATACGCGTATCGTCGCCGAAAGCGGCCAGCGTGTCGGCGGCACGATGATGATTCTCAACAAGGGTGTGTACACCGCCTGCCTTCCCTGCGCCGAAGATCCGAAGCGCGCGCCTTTCTGGCAGGTCAAGGCCAAGCGCGTGATCCAGAACGGCGTGACCCACACGATCCGTCTGGAAAGTGCGCGCTTCGAGCTGCTCGGCTATCCGATCGCCTTCCTGCCGTTCATCGAGGTCCCCGACAATACGGTGAAGCGCAAGTCGGGCTTTCTCTTCCCGACGATGAGCCTGTCGCAGAATCTCGGCTTCGGTCTTTCGATTCCTTATTATTACGTGATCTCGCCGAGCATGGACGCGACGGTCACCACCACCGGCTACACCGCCCAGGGCTTCCTCGTCGAAGGCGAATTCCGCCAGCGCTTCGAAAACGGCACGCATATTCTGCGCGTCGCCGGCATAGACCAGGCAAAGCCGGACAATTTCAGCTCCGGCACCAGCGATGCCGAAGCCAGCCGGCGTGGCATGGTCGCCTCGAAGGCAGAATTCCGCATCAATCCGCGCTGGACGTTCGGCTGGGACGTCATGGTCCAGAGCGACAACAATTTCTCGAAAACCTATAAGCTGAAGGACTTCACCGGCACGGATCGCACGAACCAAATCTACCTGACGGGACTTGGGAAACGCAATTATTTCGACATGCGGGCATTCTATTTCGACGTCCAGGATGCCGATCGGACGAACACGGCCGAAAAGCAGCAGGCGATCGTCTATCCGTCGCTCGACTACCATTATGTGGCGCCGCAGCCGCTTGCCGGCGGCGAATTGTCGGCGGATGTCAACCTGACGAATATTTCGCGCACTCATGACGACTTCTATACCGTCGACGGCTTCGACCGCTTCCGCGGCCTGAAGGGACAGACCTCGCGCCTGACGGCCGAACTGCAGTGGAAGCGCACCTATGTCACGCCGACCGGCCTGGTGATCACGCCGCTTCTGGCCGCGCGCGGCGACGCCTTCGCGCTCAACATGGACGACCCCACAGGGTACTCCGGCAACTATCTCGACGACAATTCCGCCACCCGCTCGATGTTCACCGCCGGGCTGGAGCTGCGCTATCCGATCCTGATGACGACGGAGAACAGCACCCATATTCTCGAACCGATCGCGCAGATCTATGCCCGCCCGGACGAGCAGCTCGCCGGCCGGCTGCCGAACGAGGATGCCCAGAGCTTCGTCTTCGACGCCACCTCGCTGTTCGATCGCGATAAATTCTCAGGCTACGACCGCGTCGAAGGCGGCACCCGCGCCAATGTGGGCGTCCAGTATACCGGAACCTTCGACAGCGGCTACAAACTGCACGGCATCTTCGGCCAATCCTATCAGATTGCCGGCCAGAACTCCTTTGCCACCGATGATCTCGTCAATGTCGGCGCGGATTCGGGCCTGGAGACCGACCGTTCCGATTATGTCGGCCTCGGCGGCGTCGAAACACCGTACGGCGTTTCCGTCGCGGCCTCCTACCGCCTCGACGAGAAGGATTTCGAGTTCCGCCGCGGCGACCTGACGACGGCCTACCAGAACGACACCTTCCAGACGCAGGTGACCTACACCCATCTCAGCGCCCAGCCGGCCTATGGCTTTGCCGAGGACAATGACGAGATCCAGACCAGCAGCAAAGTCAAGTTCAAGGATTACTGGTCGATCTTCGGCGGCATCGCCTGGGATCTGAACAATGATGTGCTCAGCCGCCGGACGCTCGGTCTCTCCTATGAGGACGAATGCACGATCTTCACGATCGCCTATACCGATACCCGGGACTCCGACGACGAGTCGGCCAGCGACTGGACGATCGGCGCAAGGCTGACCTTCCGGACACTCGGCGACATCAAGATCGGTACAAACACCCTTGAATGACGGGCGGCCGGCGCAAACATGGCCTGAAGCCATTCTTTCGCCGTATGCCTGTGCAGGACATTGCCGCCAGTCGATATCTGAGGCATAGGGGTTTCGCCGCGTGTCTCGCACTGTGGTAAAAAACGCCGCGAACAACGTCTCGCGGCGCTATCGGGAGGTCAGCAGATGATTGACGCGAAAAAAGCCATAACCAAGTTCCTCGCCGGGGCGGCGCTTGCCTTGCTGACGGGTGTTGCCGCTCCAGCGCTGGCCGCAAGCGAAGTCAAGGCCGTGGTGAACGGCACCGCCATCACCAGCGGCGACGTCGCCAAGCGCCAGGCTTTCCTGCGCCTGCAGCATACCAAGGCCGATGCCAAGGCTGCCGAGGAGCAATTGATCGACGAGGCGCTCAAGCGGCAGGAAGTCTCCCGTGTCCATATGTCGGTCTCGCAGCAGGACGTCGATGCGTCTTTCGCGCGCTTTTCGGCCGGCAACAAGCTTACCGTCGCGCAGATGTCGCAGATTCTCGATCGCGCCGGCGTCGGCGTCGACCATTTCAAGGGTTTCATCGCCGTGCAGATGAGCTGGCCGCGTGTCGTCAACGCGCGCTACGGTTCGACCTCGCGGCTGTCGAACTATGACCTCGTCTCGCGCATGATGCAGAACAACAAGCAGAAGCCGGTGACGACCGAATATATGCTGCAGCAGATCATCTTCGTCATTCCGCAAGCCAAGCGCAACGCGATCACCGGCAAGCGTAAGGGCGAGGCCGAGGCGTCGCGCTCGAAATTTCCGGGCTGCGACCAGGCAAAAGTCTTTGCCGCGACGATGCGCGACGTTTCCGTGCGCGATCTCGGCCGCATGCTCGCCCCGGAAATCCCGCCGGATTGGAAGCCGCTGGTCGAGCAGGCCAAAGGCAATACGACGGGGACCCGCGTCACCGACAAGGGCGTCGAATATCTGGCGATCTGCAGCCAGCGCCAGGTTTCCGACGACCAGGCGGCCGAGATGGTCTTCCGCCAGGAAGATCTCGGCAAGGCCAAGGCCGACAAGGATGCCAGCCCGGAAAACGCAAACAGCAAAAAGTATCTGGATGAACTGCGCAAGAAGGCGCAGATCGCCTATCGTTGACCTGCGATGACGATACCGTTTTCGCGACCGCTTGCGCTGAGCCAGGGCGACCCCGCCGGCATCGGGCCGGATATTACGCTGATGGCCTGGCTGCGGCGGCGTGAACTCGGGCTGCCGCCTTTCTTCCTGATCGGCGATCCCGATGTCTTGGCGTTGCGGGCCCGC from Rhizobium sp. BT03 harbors:
- a CDS encoding LPS-assembly protein LptD; translated protein: MAAGDRKYFSKQLVALLVGATLCSYFGSVPVSYGQDNTSAQDIGKKIPEGAKLLLSANELVYNRDADLVSAVGGVQINYGGYKMVAQKVEYNQKTGRMMALGNVELVSPDGNRIYADNLDVTDNFADGFLNSLRIETSDNTRIVAESGQRVGGTMMILNKGVYTACLPCAEDPKRAPFWQVKAKRVIQNGVTHTIRLESARFELLGYPIAFLPFIEVPDNTVKRKSGFLFPTMSLSQNLGFGLSIPYYYVISPSMDATVTTTGYTAQGFLVEGEFRQRFENGTHILRVAGIDQAKPDNFSSGTSDAEASRRGMVASKAEFRINPRWTFGWDVMVQSDNNFSKTYKLKDFTGTDRTNQIYLTGLGKRNYFDMRAFYFDVQDADRTNTAEKQQAIVYPSLDYHYVAPQPLAGGELSADVNLTNISRTHDDFYTVDGFDRFRGLKGQTSRLTAELQWKRTYVTPTGLVITPLLAARGDAFALNMDDPTGYSGNYLDDNSATRSMFTAGLELRYPILMTTENSTHILEPIAQIYARPDEQLAGRLPNEDAQSFVFDATSLFDRDKFSGYDRVEGGTRANVGVQYTGTFDSGYKLHGIFGQSYQIAGQNSFATDDLVNVGADSGLETDRSDYVGLGGVETPYGVSVAASYRLDEKDFEFRRGDLTTAYQNDTFQTQVTYTHLSAQPAYGFAEDNDEIQTSSKVKFKDYWSIFGGIAWDLNNDVLSRRTLGLSYEDECTIFTIAYTDTRDSDDESASDWTIGARLTFRTLGDIKIGTNTLE
- a CDS encoding peptidylprolyl isomerase, producing the protein MIDAKKAITKFLAGAALALLTGVAAPALAASEVKAVVNGTAITSGDVAKRQAFLRLQHTKADAKAAEEQLIDEALKRQEVSRVHMSVSQQDVDASFARFSAGNKLTVAQMSQILDRAGVGVDHFKGFIAVQMSWPRVVNARYGSTSRLSNYDLVSRMMQNNKQKPVTTEYMLQQIIFVIPQAKRNAITGKRKGEAEASRSKFPGCDQAKVFAATMRDVSVRDLGRMLAPEIPPDWKPLVEQAKGNTTGTRVTDKGVEYLAICSQRQVSDDQAAEMVFRQEDLGKAKADKDASPENANSKKYLDELRKKAQIAYR